A single genomic interval of Variovorax sp. PMC12 harbors:
- a CDS encoding LysR family transcriptional regulator — MRELSLDHLRTLVAIADLGSLANAARALHLAAPTVTVQIAELESRLGGQLLVRGRGPAQATALGERFIARARRLLADADDAVEDVRRQLAGQTGRVRVGASTGAIAHLLPPALERLARNHPGIEVNVQVLTSNDSMARLAAGSLDLAVVALPQPPVRGVHVTPLRREAVVAFLPADWKAPRRLTPRWLAQRPLIMNDASTRLYRLTAEWFSAAGVHCRPRIELNYNDAIRTLVAAGYGAALLPEESHEPARDPRITVRPLSRALWRQLGLAVSERDTSGPTRFVLEALLPAKNSGC; from the coding sequence ATGCGGGAACTGAGCCTTGACCACCTGCGTACCCTGGTCGCCATTGCCGACCTCGGATCCCTGGCCAATGCCGCCCGCGCACTGCACCTGGCGGCCCCCACCGTCACCGTGCAGATCGCGGAGCTGGAATCGCGCCTGGGTGGCCAATTGCTCGTTCGCGGGCGCGGGCCTGCGCAAGCGACCGCTTTGGGGGAGCGGTTCATTGCGCGCGCCCGAAGGCTTCTGGCGGACGCGGACGATGCGGTGGAAGACGTTCGACGCCAGCTCGCCGGCCAGACCGGCCGCGTGCGCGTAGGCGCTTCGACCGGTGCCATCGCGCACCTGCTGCCGCCCGCGCTCGAACGTCTTGCGCGCAACCATCCGGGCATCGAAGTGAACGTCCAGGTGCTGACTTCCAATGACAGCATGGCCCGGCTCGCCGCGGGCAGCCTGGACCTGGCGGTCGTGGCCCTGCCCCAGCCGCCCGTGCGCGGTGTTCATGTCACGCCTCTGCGGCGCGAGGCCGTGGTCGCCTTTCTGCCGGCGGATTGGAAAGCACCCAGGCGGCTGACACCGCGGTGGCTGGCCCAGCGTCCGCTGATCATGAACGACGCCTCCACGCGCCTCTACCGCCTGACCGCGGAATGGTTCTCCGCGGCCGGCGTCCACTGCCGCCCGCGCATCGAGCTCAACTACAACGACGCGATCAGGACACTGGTCGCCGCCGGCTACGGGGCGGCCTTGCTGCCCGAGGAATCACACGAGCCCGCGCGTGATCCGCGCATCACCGTTCGCCCGCTGAGCCGGGCGCTGTGGCGGCAACTGGGCCTGGCAGTCAGTGAAAGGGACACCAGCGGCCCGACGCGTTTCGTGCTGGAGGCGTTGCTGCCTGCGAAGAATTCGGGCTGTTGA
- the argC gene encoding N-acetyl-gamma-glutamyl-phosphate reductase → MDLNIFIDGDQGTTGLDLQNRLRGGEFLIRTLPTDLRKDAAARRAALNECDIAILCLPDAAARDAVAMIDNPAVRVIDASSAHRTSPGWVYGLPELDAGQGERIASTSRVTNPGCYPTAAVALLRPLTDAGLLPADYPLVIHAVSGYSGQGRAGAEAYEAGTGAHSLKVYGLGLEHKHVPEIETYAGLAQRPIFVPAYSSYRQGIVLTIGLHTRMLAADASGARIHECLMERYHDAAHVRVLPMSPDAPMTELDPQVHNGTNDMSLAVACNERMGQIVLSAVLDNLGKGAAGAAVQNLRLMAGVRPLR, encoded by the coding sequence ATGGACCTCAATATTTTCATCGACGGCGATCAAGGCACCACTGGCCTCGATCTGCAGAACCGGCTCCGGGGTGGGGAATTTCTCATCCGCACACTGCCGACGGACTTGCGCAAGGATGCAGCGGCGCGCAGGGCTGCGCTCAACGAGTGCGACATCGCGATCCTCTGCCTGCCCGATGCCGCGGCCCGGGATGCGGTGGCGATGATCGACAACCCGGCAGTGCGTGTCATCGACGCCAGCTCGGCGCACCGCACCAGCCCGGGTTGGGTCTACGGCCTTCCGGAGCTCGATGCGGGGCAAGGCGAACGCATCGCGTCGACATCGCGGGTCACAAATCCGGGCTGCTATCCCACCGCCGCAGTCGCGCTGCTGCGGCCGTTGACGGATGCGGGTCTGCTGCCGGCCGACTATCCGCTCGTCATCCACGCCGTGTCAGGCTATTCGGGCCAGGGGCGGGCGGGCGCGGAAGCGTACGAGGCCGGGACGGGTGCGCATTCGTTGAAGGTCTACGGGCTTGGCTTGGAGCACAAGCATGTGCCGGAGATCGAGACCTATGCCGGCTTGGCGCAGCGGCCCATCTTCGTGCCGGCCTATAGCAGCTACCGGCAGGGCATCGTGCTCACCATCGGACTGCACACGCGGATGCTTGCCGCAGACGCCTCCGGCGCGCGCATCCACGAATGCCTGATGGAGCGATACCACGATGCGGCGCATGTGCGTGTGCTGCCGATGTCTCCGGACGCGCCAATGACGGAGCTGGACCCGCAAGTCCACAACGGCACGAACGACATGAGCCTGGCGGTTGCCTGCAATGAACGCATGGGACAGATTGTCTTGAGCGCGGTTCTCGACAACCTGGGCAAGGGCGCGGCAGGCGCGGCCGTGCAGAACCTGCGCCTGATGGCTGGGGTCAGACCCCTTCGATGA
- a CDS encoding DUF1330 domain-containing protein: MAKAYWVSAYRAVKDADKLAAYAKLAGPAISAGGGRFLARGLPAKVYEHGLSERTVLIEFDSLEQATATHDSPEYKAALDALGDGVERDLRIIEGV, encoded by the coding sequence ATGGCAAAAGCCTATTGGGTCAGTGCATACCGTGCCGTCAAGGACGCCGACAAGCTCGCGGCCTACGCGAAGCTGGCAGGTCCTGCGATCTCCGCCGGCGGCGGGCGATTCCTGGCGCGCGGCCTTCCCGCAAAGGTCTACGAACACGGCTTGTCCGAGCGCACCGTGCTGATCGAGTTCGACAGCCTGGAACAGGCGACGGCCACGCACGACAGCCCCGAATACAAGGCCGCGCTTGACGCGCTGGGAGACGGCGTCGAGCGCGATCTGCGGATCATCGAAGGGGTCTGA
- a CDS encoding DUF2891 domain-containing protein, whose translation MQPTLTEDLAARFADIALGHVTREYPNKPDHVLAGPQDARTPSELHPVFYGSYDWHSCVHSHWMLAYLLRRFPGIAPAARIEQLFDEHYVTAKITAECAYLAQPTARGFKRPYGWGWLLKLASELAQHSDARWSNAMAPLAETFAQRYRDFLPLATYPVRVGTHFNTAFGLRMAADYAQATSDTALAELLLSTASRWYGDDTDCPAWGEPSGDDFQSSALIEAECMRRLLPPDAFVSWLDRFLPRIASREPATLFRPASVSDRTDGKIAHLDGLNLSRAWCWRSIASSLPEGDARRIAALQAADEHLALGLPHVAGDYMGEHWLASFAVLALEA comes from the coding sequence ATGCAACCGACCCTCACCGAAGATCTGGCCGCGCGCTTTGCCGACATCGCACTGGGCCATGTCACGCGCGAATACCCCAACAAGCCCGACCACGTGCTGGCCGGCCCGCAGGACGCACGCACGCCGAGCGAGTTGCATCCGGTGTTCTACGGCAGCTACGACTGGCACTCCTGCGTGCACAGCCACTGGATGCTGGCGTACCTGCTGCGCCGTTTCCCCGGCATCGCGCCGGCCGCGAGGATCGAACAGCTCTTCGACGAACACTACGTGACGGCGAAGATCACCGCCGAATGCGCCTACCTCGCACAACCCACCGCCCGGGGCTTCAAGCGGCCGTACGGCTGGGGCTGGCTGCTCAAGCTGGCGTCGGAGCTCGCGCAGCACAGTGACGCACGCTGGTCGAACGCGATGGCACCGCTTGCCGAAACCTTCGCGCAGCGCTACCGCGACTTCCTTCCGCTGGCCACCTACCCCGTGCGCGTCGGCACCCATTTCAATACGGCTTTCGGCCTCCGGATGGCAGCCGACTATGCACAGGCGACATCGGACACCGCGCTGGCCGAGTTGCTGCTTTCCACGGCCAGCCGCTGGTACGGCGACGACACCGACTGCCCGGCCTGGGGCGAACCCAGCGGCGACGACTTCCAGTCTTCCGCGCTGATCGAAGCCGAATGCATGCGGCGCCTGCTGCCGCCAGACGCGTTCGTGTCGTGGCTCGATCGTTTCCTGCCGCGCATCGCATCGCGCGAACCGGCCACGCTGTTTCGCCCGGCGTCGGTATCGGACCGCACCGACGGCAAGATCGCACACCTCGACGGCCTGAACCTCAGCCGCGCCTGGTGCTGGCGCAGCATCGCCTCTTCGCTGCCCGAGGGCGATGCGCGCCGCATTGCCGCGCTGCAGGCCGCCGACGAACATCTCGCACTGGGCCTGCCCCATGTGGCCGGCGACTACATGGGCGAACACTGGCTGGCCAGCTTTGCCGTGCTGGCGCTGGAGGCCTGA